The sequence CTGCACAGGGATTGACTCGTTTTACACGATTAAAAACATAATCGGCGACAGCGTACGGATGACCAAGGCAGGGCTGCAATGCCTTGTTTAACTCCTCTTCACGCTTGATTTAATATAGCAGACAACGTATTCAATATCACTGACGGACGCGCCAAGCTTCTCGCAGCACGCCTCGGCGTAGGTATGGTAATCCAGAACCATATCCGCAAGATCACCCACTATTTTGGATTTTGAAGAAAAATACGTGGGTCTGGAGGCTATTTCCATCACGGAATCGGCAACATGATCCGGCAGGTCGAGCTCGTTCTGCGCTTTTATCACAGCAGATCTCAGCTTTTCAAAAACGTTGTTCTGTTCCATCTTATCACCGCTGGGCTGAGTAAAGCCGCATAATAAAAGAGCGCCGCGTGACGGCACTCGTATGTATCATTATAACACATCGTTCTTTTATTGCAAGGAAGCTGTTCACTGGGAATTGTAAAGAAAGGCAAAGATAATCAGATTGTAAAAATCACCTTGAGCAGTCCTGCACCGAAAACCATGCTGCCTATGAGTGGACTGTGCTCAAACCCGAGAAATACGATAAAAAAGCCTGTAATCATCGTCAGAATACCATAAGCAAGGGGGCGGTAATATATCCGTGAGCGTTCCCTTATGTAGTCTATGCTCTCACGGGAGAGCTTGATTTCAAGGGAATCGTCGCTCATGCTGTTTATGATCTTTTTGATCTTTTTGTATGTCATGGGTATTTCCATGACCTCGCCCTTAAGCTGATCCAGCATCCGTCCGTCCAAGCCGAGAGCCTTGGGTAAGTTTTCCTTGAGAATGGGCAAAATGTCCTTAATACCGTTGAAATTGCTGATGTAAGTCGTT is a genomic window of Geovibrio thiophilus containing:
- a CDS encoding GSU3529 family protein, coding for MEQNNVFEKLRSAVIKAQNELDLPDHVADSVMEIASRPTYFSSKSKIVGDLADMVLDYHTYAEACCEKLGASVSDIEYVVCYIKSSVKRS